A part of Dethiosulfovibrio salsuginis genomic DNA contains:
- a CDS encoding tellurite resistance TerB family protein, translated as MNIFKDKFSDLSTKIKQYKSKEMLEAVVAGCALVAYADGVVDQSEKAKMMGFIQNSPELSVFSMSDVVKSFDNFMTGFGFDLTIGKAQALNAMGKLKSKPEEARIAVAVAISVGGADGNFDDSEKAVVREICAVVGIAPEEFGL; from the coding sequence TTGAATATTTTCAAGGATAAGTTCAGCGATCTTTCCACCAAAATAAAGCAGTACAAAAGCAAGGAGATGCTTGAGGCTGTAGTGGCTGGCTGTGCCTTGGTGGCCTACGCCGACGGCGTGGTGGATCAGTCGGAAAAGGCCAAGATGATGGGCTTTATACAGAACAGCCCGGAGCTCTCTGTCTTCAGCATGTCCGACGTGGTTAAGTCTTTCGATAACTTTATGACCGGGTTTGGTTTTGATCTCACCATAGGCAAGGCCCAGGCCCTTAACGCCATGGGCAAGCTCAAGAGCAAGCCCGAGGAGGCCAGAATCGCCGTGGCGGTGGCTATTTCCGTCGGAGGGGCCGACGGAAACTTCGACGACTCGGAAAAAGCGGTCGTGAGGGAGATCTGTGCGGTCGTAGGTATCGCGCCGGAGGAGTTCGGACTTTAG
- a CDS encoding calcium-translocating P-type ATPase, PMCA-type yields the protein MFFMSYKGLTNEEVKQSRIEHGSNVLTLAERDPWWRLFLEKFEDPVIRILLVAVVISFITGSMHGEYLDSLGIAMAVLLATGLAFVNEFKAGKEFDLLLTSQDETPVKVFRNDVITSVPKKDIVVGDVVILETGEEIPADGHVLEGLGLRVDESKLTGESVPVKKDVPGPSSDGGKAYPIDFLLRGCAVREGDGVMKVSAVGDGTEIGKTAKAATEDTGEDTPLNKQLERLSKLIGVVGFGVAAGLFTALVWRGSSVGELVLDQGQWKLFWVGMVALLVVLSKVWVPIFYDGLELAGIEKEVPAFIGSSGAKSWIVTVGIGAGILLLGALALALTGSIAKSPSLWMPSEVLRSLVEYFMIAVTVIVVAVPEGLAMSVTLSLAYSMRAMMKDNNLVRRMHACETIGAASVICSDKTGTLTKNEMKVVETSFDLDQAMALSIAMNSSATIGEDSSGKSTCLGNPTECALLMAIEEQGFDSQAIRDQNSIQARLPFSTERKLMATVVDDVLHVKGAPEIVLALCDQDPSAILDEITVLQARGMRALGFATRPLHLGESPEEAIEDLKGMTWVGFAAIMDPVRDEVPDAVKRALSAGIDVKIVTGDVKATAVEIGRQCGLVLEDDDPEVVSMDGATFSELSEEEAREAVKRVKIIWRARPMDKRKLVKTLQDNGQVVAVTGDGTNDAPALNFADVGLAMGMSGTDVAKEAADIVLLDDSFASIVRAVKWGRSLYSNIQRFILFQLTINLAALTVVFLGPFIGIALPFTVIQMLWINLIMDTLAALALASEPPHSDVMAAGPRDPEAFILSPAMIKNISWTGGTFALIMVTWLIFMERGGVTDRELTVLFSSFVILHFWNMFNARVFGRTVSAFSGVTENRAFLIIAFGIAVCQVLAVQYGGAFFRTVPLGVMDWILIFIGTSPVLIIGELLRRSSRKKATN from the coding sequence ATGTTTTTTATGTCCTATAAAGGACTCACGAACGAAGAAGTAAAACAAAGTCGTATTGAACACGGCTCTAACGTGCTGACACTGGCGGAAAGAGATCCCTGGTGGAGGCTTTTTCTGGAGAAATTTGAGGATCCTGTCATAAGGATACTCTTGGTCGCTGTTGTTATCTCCTTCATAACCGGATCGATGCACGGAGAGTATCTGGACAGCCTGGGAATCGCCATGGCGGTCCTTCTCGCTACTGGACTGGCCTTCGTCAACGAGTTTAAGGCAGGTAAAGAATTCGACCTGCTTCTGACGTCCCAGGACGAGACCCCTGTGAAGGTGTTCAGAAACGACGTCATAACCTCGGTTCCCAAGAAGGATATAGTCGTAGGGGACGTGGTCATCCTGGAGACCGGAGAGGAAATACCCGCCGACGGCCACGTCCTTGAGGGGCTCGGCCTGAGGGTCGACGAATCAAAGCTGACCGGAGAGTCGGTGCCGGTCAAAAAGGACGTCCCTGGACCTTCCTCCGACGGAGGCAAGGCCTACCCCATTGACTTCCTTCTCAGAGGTTGTGCCGTACGGGAAGGGGACGGAGTGATGAAGGTCTCCGCCGTAGGGGACGGAACGGAGATAGGTAAAACGGCTAAAGCTGCCACCGAGGACACAGGAGAGGACACCCCTCTCAACAAACAGCTTGAGAGGTTATCCAAGCTCATAGGGGTCGTAGGGTTCGGCGTTGCAGCTGGACTGTTCACCGCCCTTGTGTGGAGAGGGAGTTCAGTAGGGGAACTGGTCCTCGATCAGGGACAGTGGAAGCTCTTCTGGGTCGGTATGGTGGCCCTTCTGGTGGTCCTGTCAAAGGTATGGGTCCCTATATTCTACGATGGACTTGAGCTTGCGGGAATCGAGAAAGAGGTCCCTGCCTTTATAGGTTCCTCAGGGGCTAAAAGCTGGATCGTAACGGTAGGGATAGGGGCGGGAATACTTCTCCTAGGTGCCCTGGCCCTGGCCCTCACCGGCTCTATCGCTAAATCGCCCTCCCTCTGGATGCCCTCGGAGGTTCTGAGGTCGCTGGTCGAGTACTTTATGATCGCCGTAACCGTTATCGTGGTGGCGGTCCCTGAGGGGCTCGCCATGAGCGTAACACTCTCTCTGGCCTACTCTATGAGGGCCATGATGAAGGACAATAACCTCGTCCGGAGGATGCACGCCTGCGAGACCATCGGGGCCGCCAGCGTTATCTGCTCCGATAAAACCGGCACCCTCACGAAAAACGAGATGAAAGTGGTGGAGACCTCCTTCGACTTGGACCAAGCTATGGCCTTATCCATAGCCATGAACTCCAGTGCCACCATAGGTGAGGACTCGTCTGGGAAGTCCACCTGTCTGGGCAACCCCACCGAATGCGCCCTCCTTATGGCCATAGAGGAGCAGGGCTTCGATAGCCAGGCCATAAGGGACCAGAATAGCATACAGGCTCGCCTCCCTTTCTCCACCGAGCGAAAGCTAATGGCTACAGTAGTGGACGATGTCCTCCACGTCAAAGGGGCGCCGGAGATAGTCCTGGCCCTCTGCGATCAGGACCCATCGGCCATACTAGACGAGATAACCGTCCTTCAGGCCAGAGGGATGAGGGCCTTAGGCTTCGCAACCAGGCCGCTACACCTCGGAGAGTCGCCGGAGGAGGCAATCGAGGATCTTAAAGGCATGACCTGGGTCGGATTCGCCGCCATCATGGATCCCGTCAGGGACGAGGTTCCCGATGCGGTTAAGAGAGCTCTCTCTGCTGGCATAGACGTCAAAATAGTCACTGGCGACGTCAAGGCCACCGCCGTAGAGATAGGCAGGCAGTGTGGTCTGGTCCTGGAGGACGACGATCCAGAGGTCGTCTCTATGGACGGAGCCACCTTCTCCGAGCTCTCCGAGGAGGAGGCAAGAGAGGCGGTCAAAAGGGTCAAGATAATCTGGCGCGCCCGTCCTATGGATAAGAGAAAGTTGGTCAAGACCCTCCAGGATAACGGCCAGGTGGTGGCGGTCACCGGAGACGGAACCAACGACGCCCCCGCGCTCAACTTCGCCGACGTAGGACTGGCCATGGGGATGAGCGGAACCGACGTGGCTAAAGAGGCGGCGGATATAGTCCTCCTTGACGACTCCTTTGCCTCCATCGTCAGAGCGGTCAAATGGGGTAGAAGCCTCTACTCCAATATCCAGAGGTTTATACTGTTCCAGCTGACAATAAACCTGGCGGCCCTCACGGTGGTTTTTTTAGGACCTTTTATAGGGATAGCTCTGCCCTTTACTGTCATTCAGATGCTCTGGATAAACCTCATCATGGATACTTTGGCGGCGCTAGCTCTGGCCTCCGAGCCACCTCACAGCGATGTTATGGCCGCTGGCCCCAGAGATCCGGAGGCGTTTATACTCTCCCCCGCCATGATCAAGAATATATCCTGGACCGGAGGGACCTTCGCCTTGATAATGGTGACATGGCTTATCTTCATGGAGCGAGGTGGAGTAACCGATAGGGAGCTGACGGTGCTTTTCTCCTCCTTCGTCATCCTCCATTTCTGGAATATGTTCAACGCCAGGGTCTTCGGCAGAACGGTCAGCGCCTTTTCGGGGGTAACGGAGAACAGGGCGTTCTTGATAATAGCTTTTGGTATAGCGGTCTGTCAGGTTTTAGCCGTCCAGTATGGAGGGGCTTTCTTCAGGACCGTCCCCTTAGGGGTTATGGACTGGATATTGATATTTATCGGGACCAGCCCGGTCCTTATAATAGGCGAGCTTTTGAGGCGATCCTCACGTAAGAAAGCAACTAACTAG